In Candidatus Omnitrophota bacterium, a genomic segment contains:
- a CDS encoding aldolase/citrate lyase family protein, whose product MIDLKARLKANKLTIGSWITLASPAIPEIMARCGFDWLTVDMEHSAITIEIAQDLIRIIGLSGVVPLVRVGKNDPNLIKRVMDAGAHGVIVPMVNSPEDAERAVSAVKYPPVGKRGVGLARAQGYGLEFGKYKNWVNKKSVVVVQVEHIDAVESLEGILATPGVDAFIVGPYDLSASLGRPGEFEHPDVKAALKEVISVSKRMNKCAGFHVIPPDSRLLAKKSEEGYRFLGFSLDTLFLGRSCMDETTAARRKMRR is encoded by the coding sequence ATGATAGACCTGAAAGCCAGGTTAAAAGCCAATAAGCTTACTATAGGATCCTGGATCACGCTTGCGTCCCCGGCCATACCGGAGATCATGGCCCGGTGCGGGTTCGACTGGCTCACAGTCGATATGGAACATTCGGCTATAACCATCGAAATTGCCCAGGACCTTATACGGATCATCGGGCTGTCAGGCGTCGTGCCTCTAGTGCGCGTCGGCAAGAACGACCCTAATCTAATAAAGAGGGTCATGGATGCCGGTGCGCACGGCGTGATCGTGCCTATGGTGAATTCGCCGGAAGATGCCGAGAGGGCGGTCAGCGCCGTCAAATATCCGCCTGTCGGGAAGAGGGGCGTCGGCCTTGCGCGGGCGCAGGGGTACGGCCTTGAATTCGGGAAGTATAAAAACTGGGTCAATAAAAAAAGCGTAGTTGTCGTCCAGGTAGAGCATATAGACGCGGTCGAAAGCCTAGAAGGCATACTCGCGACCCCGGGGGTGGATGCTTTTATTGTGGGACCGTATGACCTGTCGGCTTCGCTGGGAAGACCTGGGGAATTCGAACATCCCGACGTCAAGGCGGCGCTTAAAGAGGTGATTTCTGTATCGAAACGGATGAATAAATGCGCCGGGTTTCACGTCATCCCGCCGGACAGCCGGCTGCTTGCTAAAAAATCCGAAGAAGGCTATAGGTTCTTAGGGTTCAGCCTCGATACGCTCTTTTTGGGCCGGTCATGCATGGATGAAACAACCGCCGCGCGCAGGAAGATGAGGAGATAA
- a CDS encoding 3-deoxy-manno-octulosonate cytidylyltransferase has product MNIAAIIPARMASTRYPGKPLARILGMEMIGHVYFRSRMSKLLNGIYIATCDSEVSDYAKSIGAPYIMTKDTHERASDRAAEAMLKIEADTGKKLDIVVMIQGDEPMIAPEMIDEAVRPLVEDSSILVSNSMADIMTRQEQEDPNEVKVVVDNDGFALYFSREPIPSWKKGAKAVPMRKQVCIIPFRRDFLLKFNGLKQTPLEIVESVDMLRVLENGYKVKMVPTKYVTYSVDTPEDLRTVEEAMKGDKLLAGYFRAAKAGRG; this is encoded by the coding sequence ATGAATATCGCAGCTATAATACCCGCCAGGATGGCGTCGACAAGATACCCCGGAAAGCCCCTTGCCAGGATACTCGGCATGGAGATGATAGGCCATGTCTATTTCCGCAGCCGCATGTCCAAGCTCCTTAACGGTATATATATAGCCACATGCGATAGCGAGGTGAGTGATTACGCGAAATCGATAGGCGCGCCGTACATCATGACAAAGGATACTCATGAGAGGGCGTCCGATCGCGCGGCGGAGGCTATGCTTAAGATCGAGGCGGATACCGGAAAGAAGCTGGACATAGTCGTGATGATACAGGGCGACGAGCCGATGATTGCGCCGGAAATGATAGACGAGGCCGTGAGGCCGCTTGTCGAAGACAGCTCGATACTCGTGTCGAACTCCATGGCCGATATCATGACCAGGCAGGAGCAGGAGGACCCGAACGAGGTGAAGGTCGTTGTCGATAATGACGGCTTTGCGTTATACTTTTCGCGCGAGCCGATACCGTCATGGAAGAAAGGCGCGAAGGCCGTGCCGATGCGCAAACAGGTATGTATAATACCTTTCAGGAGGGATTTTCTTTTGAAGTTCAACGGGCTTAAGCAGACGCCGCTCGAGATCGTCGAGTCGGTCGACATGCTGAGGGTCCTCGAAAACGGATATAAGGTAAAGATGGTCCCGACGAAATATGTGACGTACAGCGTCGATACGCCGGAGGATCTAAGGACCGTCGAAGAGGCCATGAAGGGCGATAAGCTCCTGGCCGGGTATTTCCGGGCCGCAAAGGCAGGGAGGGGGTAG
- a CDS encoding MaoC family dehydratase: MEKVSALKIEDFKEGKSYSFEKTVTAADIDVFAAITGDISPLHMSDEFARARGFKGRVAHGVLLAGFVSKIIGVDFPGENCLLQTMSLKFSTPCYAGDTLRITASVSQVSTAAGAVVLDIVIENAADRVTVAKGKAQVGFTKTTGK; the protein is encoded by the coding sequence ATGGAAAAGGTCTCCGCGCTGAAAATAGAGGACTTTAAGGAAGGCAAGAGCTATTCGTTCGAAAAGACCGTGACGGCCGCGGACATCGACGTCTTTGCCGCTATAACGGGCGATATCAGTCCTCTGCATATGAGCGATGAGTTTGCCCGGGCTAGAGGGTTCAAAGGCAGGGTCGCGCACGGCGTGCTCCTCGCGGGATTTGTGTCGAAGATTATAGGCGTGGACTTTCCCGGCGAGAACTGCCTCCTACAGACCATGAGCCTGAAATTTTCCACGCCATGTTACGCCGGAGACACATTGCGTATCACCGCGTCCGTCAGCCAGGTTTCAACCGCCGCAGGCGCAGTGGTCCTTGATATAGTGATAGAAAATGCGGCAGACCGCGTAACTGTGGCAAAAGG